The window AGGTTGGAAACCACTTCACTTCTCCTAGCTACCCATTTCAAAGCCCAAACTTGAAGTGCTTGGAAGGTATTGTGTTGGAATTTATGCCATGGTGTGATCAGGTTTCATACTAAGAGACTTCTGTGTTCTGCTTTCTGGGCCATACTTAGTAGCTAAAAGTGGGAGAGCACATTGGAGAAATTGGTATTCAATGGAAGCCATCTAGACAAAGTGATAAAATTAAAGTAAGAAAGCTTTTATAAACTACTTTGTACAAAGTACAGATACCTTTAATTGTCAGAGTTGAGATAGTGGTATGTTCGGCTTGACCTATTCCATATAAAAAAGGACCAAGTTTCGCTCTCCTTTCACCTGCGGTGAAGAAAGAACATCTTAAGCCATAACATCTGACTGTTAGATTAGATTAAAGAAGGTACGAGGTGAGTGAAAATTAATGATGAAACTCACCAACCAATGAGTCCATTCTTAGGGTCACAtcatggtggatgaagagattctctctatCTAAGGGTATAGCGAAAAAAATTCTCCCATGTACCAAAGGGGAGTATCTTGGATTTGAAACATTCCCACTTCTTTATGGACAACTTCCATTGAGACTCCTTTTTAAGTCTTTAATGAATCTATATATTATCAACTTTCTaccaaaacaaattaataaattaaaacaagagaacaatTTCAAACCCTCTCAGAAAATATTTACAATGTGAATATCTAAAAGGGGTCCAATACAATGACTTCCAACTAGATCACCCACCATACTTCAAATCTTTTCATGGAGGTCTTGCAATACCATTAGTCTTCCACAAAGACTACTTAGGAGATTACCACTTACAACTTGCTTGATGATGCATGAACTTACTCTCTTTCCCAAATAAGAAAATCACAAGTTTACAGAAAATTGAGTCTTAAAACTGAAGTTTAATGCCAATTCACAAAGTAAAATACCATCCCCGAAAGATAATCTAGGACATGCAATCCTTTGTTTTAACCAAATCATCAGCCACCTCATTAGCTCCCCTTGGATTCCATTGAAACCAAACTTGCATTTGAGAGgctaaaattgaaaaataagTGTTTACCAAGTGGTTATATTACTTTACAAGGGTGCATCAGAGAGACCATCTTGAGATAAAGATTGAAAAATATATGGCTCTGATAGAAGAAACAGTGtcctgggaaaaaaaaaactgaaacatAGATGATTCTGTCAATCAACAGTCACATTCATAAAGAGATGAGATTTAACTACTTATATTATACAATGCAAACTACAATTAACCCACTCCAAAACTGAGTAAGTATTCCTCAACAAGAAGtaaagaaagataaaacagTAGAAaacagaataaataaaatagttcATTCACTTTGTCCAGATAAGAACATTAACAGgacaaatttaaaaaacaacaaaaagtaaaaaagatgCCAAAAATGCTAGAGACAATGAAAAAGCACAATCAAAGAGAGGAAGCAGCAGGCTGCAAGTTGAGGTTACTCTCTGGCTTTGGCTGAATGTCAAAGAAATCCTGGAGTGCAATCATCTTAATAGTGCTGTGCTTCATACTCCTTATCGCCTCCACACTTGCCAAAGCTCCTGCTACTGTAGTAATGATTGGAAGCTTATATGCAAGAGCCATCCTCCTCAACTGCCGACCATCAATCTGATCAAGTGCATCACTTGAACTCGTGATCACCATCAATTGTATATCTCCATTTGCAATCATATCACCAGCATGGGGTCGCCCCTCATGCATCTTCAGCACCCGCTCCACAGGGATACCCTCCAATTCAAGCACATGAGCCGTCCCAGACGTTGAGACAATCCTAAACCCGAGCCCCAAGAAGGCACGGGCCAGCATGGCAAGGTGTGGCTTTGTCAAATCATTTAGACTGAGGAACACTGTGCCCTTGACTGGTAACTTCTGCCCTGCAGCAATCTGGGCCTTGGCAAATGCAACCGAAAAATCAAAGTCAATGCCCATGACCTCACCAGTGCTACGCATCTCTGGGCCAAGCAGCACGTCACAGCCTTGGAACTTCTCGAATGGAAGCACAGCTTCCTTGACTGAAACATGGCCTGGGATCACCTCCTCTGTGAACCTAAGTTCGTGGAGTGACTTCCCTGACATGACGAGGGAAGCATACTTGGCCAATGGGTGCCCAATTGCCTTGGACACAAATGGAACTGTGCGGGAAGCACGGGGATTTGCCTCGAGCAGAAAAACCTCCCAAGACAGTGAGATTGCATATTGGCAGTTCATGAGTCCACACACATTCAGCCTCTTTGCCAGTTTTGTTGTCCACAACCTTATTGTATCCAAGCAAGAAGACGGGATTGTCTTTGTAGGAAGCAAGCAGGCTGAGTCACCCGAATGCACACCAGCCTGTTCTATGTGCTCCATGATTCCACCAATCACCACGTTGCCATATGAGTCAGTGAGCGAGTCAACATCAATCTCAATAGCATCCGACAGGTACCTGTCAATCAGGACAGGACGCTCAGGATCCACCTCAACAGCATTCTCAAGGTAGGTCACAAGCTTGTCATCACTATACACAATCTCCATTGCCCGCCCACCTAACACATATGATGGCCTCACAACAACAGGGTAGCCTATTTCCGAGGCTATGGCCAGAGCATCAGCTTCACTCTTGGCAATCCCACCTTTGGGCTGCTCGATCTCCAGCTCCTTCAGGATCGCATTGAACCTCTCTCTGTCCTCGGCTGCATCAATGGAATCAGGTGATGTCCCCCATATACGAACCTGTCCATCCCCACTGGCAGCCAAGGGCTTGTGCTCATCCAAGTAGTGCTGAATAGGCAGCGCCAGCTTAAGGGGTGTTTGGCCTCCAAACTGCACGATGATACCATCAGGACGTTCCAAATCAATGATGTTCAGAACATCCTCAACAGTTAGTGGCTCAAAGTAGAGGCGATCACTTGTGTCATAATCTGTTGACACTGTTTCAGGATTTGAATTCATCATGATCGTCTCATATCCAGCTTCCTGAAAAGAAAATGACAATCTTATGTGCTTCTTACATCAAATCAAGAGGAATCAACGTGATAGAACTAATCTCAGCAAATTATAACAGCATATAGGTCTCAGCAAATGTTGCAGCATTAGTCACACCTCCAACTAATGGGCCACTTAAGTAGTAGCCATGGTCCCTTATCATACTTGAGCCCAAATATCCAATGCAATCAGCTAAGCTGGAAAGGCCTCAACACCGGGTAATAAGAACACCAACATGCCTGTCAGCGGTATCTGACGTAATAAATGGGTGCCAAATACAGCATCTACGGTGAAACTTATAGGTTTGTACAGAAATGTGTCGATGTCATTATCTGACATGGATACAAGGTATCAAACAGCAGATATTTGAAAATAATGTACTCTTTCCTGTACAGCATCAATGCAAGCAGGAGGGAACATCTGAAAGATTTTTTGGTAAGATGCTATTCAAAAGTTAAATTGCTTCAAATGGTCCACATTACTGAGCATTTGAAACCTATTGTATGGAGAAGATGATAATGGTTAATGATCCAACAATAAACACATTatcaaacaaaaaccaaaatccacaagaaaaccaaaaagaaaaaggaaaacccaACCTGAAGGGCGAAGGAAGTATGGCAGCAGCAGTAGTCAAACTCGATACCTTGGCCTATTCGGTTTGGTCCTCCACCCAAAATCAACACTTTCTTCCTTGTAGTGGGACTCGATTCACACTCATAATCATAGGATGAGTACATGTATGGAGTGTTGGCCTCAAATTCAGCGGCACAGGTATCTACCCGCTTATATGCTGGAGTAACCCCAAGTGAAATCCGCTTTGAACGGACTTCTTTTTCGGTGGATTTAGTAGCAAAAGCAATCTGCTTATCACTGAAGCCTCTCCTCTTCACTTCGTACAAGTCATCCTTTGTCAGTTGAGACAAGTTCCGGGCTGAAATGAATTGCTCCACATCTACCAGCTCTTTTAGCTGAGTAAGAAACCACTTGTCCACATAGCTGAGCTTCTGAATCTCATCAACCTTCATCCCTTTCTTCATTGCCGCATAAATTGCATGAATTCGATCTGGGTTTGGGACTCGGAGGCTGTACTTCAATTGGTCCCAGTCCCAGTCCAGTTCCTTGACCCATGCACAACCCCAACCAGAGTAGCCCAACTCCAGCGATCTAACTGCTTTTTGGAAGGATTCTTGGAATGTGCGTCCCAATGCCATGGATTCACCAACAGACTTCATTTGGGTTGTCAGTATTGGCTGAGAACCTGGGAACTTCTCGAATGCAAACCGAGGTATCTACATGTTCTCAAAAAAGCAGATGAAGTAAGACACCAAAAATTGACATAATAGAATGATTTACCAGAAACAAAGTAGGAACAACATGAAAGACGTCAAATCTCAAATGATAGATATATGTTTCAGCAAACCAAAAACAATAACATCAAAATTGGGTAGCAAActaggaatgaaaaaaaatatatacttcAATAAGATCATTTATTATAAAGAAAAACAAGTACCAAAGCCAAGGAGCACTTTCTGAACAACAATGCTTCAAACAGCTTTAGTTTTAGCATTTTCTCAACAGGACAATAGACATGGAAAGAGACAATGTTACTTCCTGCCAACTTTATCTACAACAATGGTAGAACCCAAAATAGAACAGCTGGGTTCTACTCAGCATATTGAAGTGAAATTAGTCTGGACAAAAGGAGAGGTTCCAATCAATTTAGCCATTCAAATCAACAGCTACTTCATAGTCTAAATCAATTGAGACAAGTCAAACAATTTGAGGCTTTAATCAACCAAACACAATTTCACCTCCGAATAAATATCCCAAACAATACATTAATAGGGAAAAATCAATCAGCAGCAGTAGAGGGATCATCTCACCATCAAATGAAACATAGAGATTGAAATCAGCTCCTGAACTCTAATTGACTGGAACAATAATTGCAGGAAAACGTAGAAAAAGTTAAAGCCTCCACAGGGAAAGCTAATCGCATTAAAGCCAATTCCTAAAACACAAAAGAATTACCTATTAGATTTATTAATGATTCTTCTTCATTAAATCAGTAATTCTAAAATCAACACGCAATCTAACTTGGAAGTACCTCTACTTCAGGGGGAGATGTTCCAATATAGGGGGAGACTACAGATAATGAAAACAATGAAATTCTTATTCAGGGGAGCTCACTTCAGTCCAAAAAACCATTAGTGGTTTTCAAAGGAGGATtgatgattcaaatttgaagGTCTATACAAAGAGCCGTACTAGACAAAAGCAGCTTAAATCCACTacagcaccaatacccatccagttgccagACCCGGATCCAAAGCCTACTTCTTCACCTGGTAAGACTTCTTCTCTTGGGCTACCTATTGTTGTTCGCAAAGGTGTTAGGGCATGTACTCAACACCCTATCTcccatgttgtttcctatgactccctttctccatatttccatgcatttgtttcttctctttcttctgttcgtattcttcaaaattggcaggaaactctatcagatggaaagtggaaggcagcaatgatggaagaaatggaagccttaaagaaaaatgacacatgggagATTGTTGTTCTT is drawn from Telopea speciosissima isolate NSW1024214 ecotype Mountain lineage chromosome 1, Tspe_v1, whole genome shotgun sequence and contains these coding sequences:
- the LOC122662280 gene encoding carbamoyl-phosphate synthase large chain, chloroplastic-like; amino-acid sequence: MGLCMNPCESFSARLVSSPSSCVASSSKSCSLKSTGVPFLVYFKKAGKKSNAASLKLHHGRPLACSTKSCVRCEHGSNAATQGLGNGPFGGTPLGKRADIKKILILGAGPIVIGQACEFDYSGTQACKALKEEGYEVVLINSNPATIMTDPDLADRTYITPMTPELVEQVLEKERPDALLPTMGGQTALNLAVALAESGALNRYGVELIGAKLDAIKKAEDRELFKQAMKNIGIKTPPSGIGTTLDECIEIANSIGEFPLIIRPAFTLGGTGGGIAYNKEEFESICKSGLTASLTTQVLVEKSLLGWKEYELEVMRDLADNVVIICSIENIDPMGVHTGDSITVAPAQTLTDKEYQCLRDYSIAIIREIGVECGGSNVQFAVNPNDGEVMVIEMNPRVSRSSALASKATGFPIAKMAAKLSVGYTLDQIPNDITKKTPASFEPSIDYVVTKIPRFAFEKFPGSQPILTTQMKSVGESMALGRTFQESFQKAVRSLELGYSGWGCAWVKELDWDWDQLKYSLRVPNPDRIHAIYAAMKKGMKVDEIQKLSYVDKWFLTQLKELVDVEQFISARNLSQLTKDDLYEVKRRGFSDKQIAFATKSTEKEVRSKRISLGVTPAYKRVDTCAAEFEANTPYMYSSYDYECESSPTTRKKVLILGGGPNRIGQGIEFDYCCCHTSFALQEAGYETIMMNSNPETVSTDYDTSDRLYFEPLTVEDVLNIIDLERPDGIIVQFGGQTPLKLALPIQHYLDEHKPLAASGDGQVRIWGTSPDSIDAAEDRERFNAILKELEIEQPKGGIAKSEADALAIASEIGYPVVVRPSYVLGGRAMEIVYSDDKLVTYLENAVEVDPERPVLIDRYLSDAIEIDVDSLTDSYGNVVIGGIMEHIEQAGVHSGDSACLLPTKTIPSSCLDTIRLWTTKLAKRLNVCGLMNCQYAISLSWEVFLLEANPRASRTVPFVSKAIGHPLAKYASLVMSGKSLHELRFTEEVIPGHVSVKEAVLPFEKFQGCDVLLGPEMRSTGEVMGIDFDFSVAFAKAQIAAGQKLPVKGTVFLSLNDLTKPHLAMLARAFLGLGFRIVSTSGTAHVLELEGIPVERVLKMHEGRPHAGDMIANGDIQLMVITSSSDALDQIDGRQLRRMALAYKLPIITTVAGALASVEAIRSMKHSTIKMIALQDFFDIQPKPESNLNLQPAASSL